The following proteins are co-located in the Camelina sativa cultivar DH55 chromosome 12, Cs, whole genome shotgun sequence genome:
- the LOC104731470 gene encoding tetrahydrocannabinolic acid synthase-like, protein MTSPQIRSTLEIDSSQYLTELLVEHQKLIPFMQVLPICSRLLNQEIFRVSGTMSNQGFGDFDNFTNYSPPTREQFQSCLSTDHCDSTFQNPINLTTHTPYSRIYTESSSPDSSLVNLSFVSLKPILIVKPKSESEIKNSILCSKKLGVQVRTLSGGHDYEGLSYLSQSPFIIIDLVNLRSIKINLTDETAWIESGATLGELYYEIAKTSNIHAFAAGVCPSVGVGGHISGGGFGTLMRKHGLASDNVVDARLMDVNGRILDRKTMGEDLFWALRGGGAASFGVVLSWKVKLARVPEKVTCFISQHTMGPSMNKLVHRWQSIGSELDEDLFIRVITDNSHEGNQRTVKTTFQTLFLGGIDRLIPLMNQEFPELGLRSQDCKEMSWIESIMFFNWTLGQPLEIMLNRDLRFEDQYFKAKSDFVQTPLPEKVFEEVTKRFLEKETPLMIFEPLGGKINQLSENESPYPHRRGNLYNIQYMVKWKVNEVEEMDINIRWMRSLHDYMTPYVSKSPRGAYLNYRDLDLGTSKGNNTSFEDARKWGETYFKDNFKRLGLVKGKIDPTNFFRNEQSIPPLF, encoded by the exons ATGACTTCTCCTCAGATTAGAAGCACTCTTGAGATCGACAG CTCTCAGTACTTGACGGAGCTTCTCGTCGAACATCAAAAGCTTATACCTTTTATGCAAGTCCTGCCAATATGTAGCCGTCTGTTGAATCAAG AGATATTCAGGGTATCTGGAACGATGTCTAACCAAGGATTTGgtgattttgataattttacaAACTATTCTCCCCCGACAAGAGAACAGTTTCAAAGTTGCTTGTCGACAGATCACTGTGATTCAACTTTccaaaaccctataaatcttACTACTCACACTCCATATTCCCGAATCTACACCGAATCTTCATCTCCAGATTCGAGTTTAGTCAACTTGAGTTTTGTAAGCCTGAAGCCGATTCTGATCGTTAAACCAAAATCCGAATCcgaaatcaaaaactcaattcTATGTAGCAAGAAACTTGGAGTGCAAGTAAGAACCCTGAGTGGTGGTCATGACTACGAAGGTCTATCTTACCTCTCACAATCACCTTTCATAATCATCGACCTCGTTAACCTCAGATCGATCAAGATCAACCTTACAGACGAAACCGCTTGGATCGAATCCGGGGCAACACTCGGCGAACTCTATTACGAGATCGCCAAAACCAGCAACATCCATGCCTTTGCCGCAGGAGTATGTCCAAGTGTTGGAGTTGGTGGGCATATTAGCGGCGGAGGATTCGGTACATTAATGAGAAAACACGGTTTAGCGTCTGATAACGTTGTAGACGCGCGTTTGATGGATGTGAACGGGAGAATTCTTGACCGGAAAACAATGGGAGAGGATTTGTTTTGGGCGCTTAGAGGAGGTGGAGCGGCAAGTTTTGGCGTTGTCTTGTCATGGAAGGTTAAGCTTGCTAGGGTTCCTGAAAAGGTAACTTGTTTCATAAGTCAACATACGATGGGACCTAGCATGAACAAGCTTGTTCATAGATGGCAATCCATTGGATCAGAGCTAGACGAAGATCTATTCATCAGAGTCATAACTGACAACAGTCACGAAGGGAATCAAAGGACAGTGAAAACTACAtttcaaactctgtttcttggTGGAATCGATAGACTGATTCCTCTGATGAACCAGGAGTTTCCGGAACTCGGTTTACGATCTCAAGACTGCAAGGAAATGAGCTGGATCGAATCCATAATGTTCTTCAACTGGACATTAGGACAGCCGTTAGAGATCATGCTCAACAGAGACCTACGCTTCGAAGATCAGTATTTCAAAGCAAAGTCAGATTTTGTTCAAACCCCACTTCCTgaaaaagtttttgaagaaGTAACCAAGAGGTTTCTCGAGAAAGAAACTCCATTGATGATCTTCGAGCCATTGGGTGGAAAGATCAACCAGCTTTCAGAAAATGAGTCTCCATATCCACACAGGAGAGGGAATCTGTATAATATACAGTACATGGTGAAATGGAAAGTGAATGAAGTCGAGGAGATGGACATAAACATTAGGTGGATGAGATCGCTACACGATTACATGACTCCCTACGTTTCAAAATCGCCGAGAGGAGCTTATTTGAATTACAGAGATCTTGATTTAGGCACGAGCAAAGGGAACaacacaagttttgaagatgcAAGGAAATGGGGTGAGACCTATTTCAAAGATAACTTCAAGAGATTGGGGTTGGTTAAAGGGAAGATTGATCCAACAAATTTCTTCAGGAACGAACAGAGTattcctcctctgttttga
- the LOC104718255 gene encoding tripeptidyl-peptidase 2, whose protein sequence is MELAIAQFWSSGLGSREPTIVDFEIAFHGIGVDKEELLLDGSEAPIKVEAEALLASEKLVPIAVLNKIRVPYQPIDAQLKTLSTSRDRLLSGKQILALTLTYKFKLEDAAEVKPYIPLLNNRIYDTKFESQFYMISDANKRVYATGDVYPESSKLPKGEYKLQLYLRHENVQLLEKLKQLILFIERNVGEVRLNLHSEPDGPITGNGAFKSSLLMPGVKEAFYLGPPTKDKLPKNSPQGSVLVGEISYGKLSFDDKEGKNPKDNPVSYPISYVVPPNKPEEDKKASSASNCSKSVSERLEQEVRDTKIKFLGSLKQETEEERSEWRKLCACLKSEYPNYTPLLAKILEGLLSRSDAGDKISHHEEIIEAANEVVRSVDEDELARFLQQKSEPEDEEAEILKKKMEMTRDQLTEALYQKGLAMARIENLKGEKGDEGEEESSQKDKFEENFKELTKWVDVKSSKFGTLTVLREKRLSRLGTALKVLDELIQNESEIANKKLYEMRLGLLEELGWSHLVTYEKQWMQVRFPTSLPLF, encoded by the exons ATGGAACTAGCTATAGCTCAGTTCTGGTCAAGTGGCCTTGGGAGTCGTGAACCGACTATCGTTGACTTTGAG ATTGCATTTCATGGAATTGGTGTCGATAAAGAAGAACTGTTACTTGATGGAAGTGAAGCACCAATAAAAGTTGAAGCTGAAGCTCTGTTGGCATCTGAAAAACTCGTTCCCATAGCTGTTCTGAACAAG ATTCGAGTTCCGTATCAACCAATTGATGCACAACTGAAGACTTTATCAACTAGCCGTGATAGGCTACTGTCGGGAAAACAAATACTAGCATTGACATTAAC CTACAAGTTCAAATTAGAAGATGCAGCTGAAGTGAAACCGTATATACCGTTATTGAACAATCGCATATATGACACAAAATTTGAGTCCCAGTTTTATATGATCTCTGATGCCAATAAG CGTGTATATGCAACGGGTGATGTTTATCCTGAATCTTCTAAACTTCCGAAGGGAGAATATAAACTTCAGCTGTATCTGAG GCATGAAAATGTGCAGCTGCTGGAAAAGTTGAAGCAGCTCATTTTGTTTATCGAAAGAAATGTGGGG GAGGTTCGGCTGAACTTACATTCTGAACCAGATGGTCCAATCACAGGAAATGGTGCCTTTAAGTCCTCTCTTCTAATGCCAGG GGTGAAGGAAGCGTTTTATCTGGGCCCACCAACAAAGGACAAGCTACCCAAG AACTCTCCCCAAGGATCTGTGTTGGTGGGAGAAATCTCATATGGGAAACTGTCGTTTGATGATAAAGAAGGGAAGAATCCAAAGGATAATCCTGTATCTTATCCGATATCATATGTGGTTCCACCAAATAAG CCTGAGGAAGATAAAAAGGCATCTTCTGCTTCAAATTGCTCTAAATCAGTATCAGAACGCTTGGAACAAGAG GTTCGTGACACAAAGATTAAATTTCTCGGGAGCCTGAAACAAGAAACCGAGGAAGAGCGTTCAGAGTGGAGAAAGTTGTGTGCCTGTCTCAAG TCTGAATACCCAAATTATACTCCATTACTAGCTAAGATCCTGGAAGGTTTGCTCTCTCGGTCTGATGCTGGGGACAAAATCAGCCACCACGAAGAG attaTAGAAGCTGCAAACGAAGTAGTACGCAGTGTTGACGAAGATGAGTTAGCAAGATTCTTGCAACAAAAAAGTGAACCAGAAGATGAGGAAGCAGAg attttgaagaaaaaaatggaaatgacACGTGATCAACTGACAGAGGCACTATACCAGAAAGGGTTAGCAATGGCAAGAATTGAGAATTTGAAG GGTGAGAAgggagatgaaggagaagaggaaagtAGCCAGAAGGATAAATTCGAGGAGAATTTCAAAGAACTGACAAAATGGGTAGACGTGAAATCATCGAAGTTTGGCACTCTCACTGTTCTAAGAGAGAAACGGCTCTCACGACTCGGGACCGCGTTGAAG GTACTTGATGAATTGATCCAAAACGAGAGCGAGATTGCGAATAAGAAACTCTATGAAATGAGACTGGGTCTGCTGGAGGAACTAGGTTGGAGCCATTTGGTAACATATGAGAAGCAATGGATGCAGGTTCGGTTCCCTACAAGTTTACCCCTCTTTTAG
- the LOC104731471 gene encoding cannabidiolic acid synthase-like — protein sequence MRELALSMFLFFFVFNCVSSVPTKEQFQSCLATNKISKLPRNLTNHTPDSQIFTDFSESSSPNSSFLNLNFTSLKPILTLKPKSESEIKRSILCSKKLGVQVRTMSGGHDYEGLSYLSLSPFIIVDLVNLRSIKINLTDETAWVQSGATLGELYYKIAKTSKVHAFSAGICPSVGVGGHISGGGFGTIMRKHGLASDNVVDARVMDVNGITRDRRMMGEDLFWALRGGGAASFGVVLSWKVKLARVPEKVTCFISQHAMGPSMNKIVHRWQSIGSEVDEDLFMRVIIDNGLEGNQRIVKSTFQTLFLGGIDRLIPLLNQKFPELGLRSQDCKEMSWIESIMFFNWRSGQPLEILLNRDLRFEDQYFKAKSDFVQTPVPEHVFEEVTKRFLEKETPLMILEPLGGKINQVSETASPYPHRRGNLYNVQYMVKWKVNEVEEMNKHVRWMRSLHDYMTPYVSKSPRGAYLNYRDLDLGTTKGNNTTFEDARKWGEAYFKGNFKRLGLVKGKIDPTNFFRNEQSIPPLF from the coding sequence atgagaGAGCTTGCTTTGtctatgtttcttttcttctttgtttttaattgtgtCAGTTCTGTTCCGACAAAAGAACAGTTTCAAAGTTGCTTGGCGACAAATAAAATCTCCAAACTCCCTAGAAACCTCACTAATCACACACCAGATTCCCAAATATTCACCGACTTCTCCGAATCATCATCTCCAAATTCAAGTTTCCTCAACTTGAATTTCACCAGCCTGAAGCCAATTCTGACCTTGAAACCTAAATCCGAGTCCGAAATCAAAAGATCGATACTCTGCAGCAAGAAACTTGGCGTGCAAGTAAGAACCATGAGTGGTGGTCATGACTACGAAGGTCTGTCTTACCTCTCACTATCACCTTTCATAATTGTCGACCTCGTCAACCTCAGATCAATCAAGATCAACCTCACTGACGAAACCGCTTGGGTCCAATCCGGGGCAACACTCGGAGAACTCTATTACAAAATCGCCAAAACCAGCAAGGTTCATGCCTTTTCCGCAGGGATATGTCCGAGTGTTGGTGTTGGTGGGCATATTAGCGGCGGAGGATTCGGCACGATAATGAGAAAACACGGTTTAGCGTCTGATAACGTTGTGGACGCGCGCGTGATGGACGTAAATGGGATAACCCGAGACCGAAGAATGATGGGAGAGGATTTGTTCTGGGCGCTTAGAGGCGGTGGAGCCGCGAGTTTTGGCGTTGTCTTGTCATGGAAGGTTAAGCTTGCTAGGGTTCCTGAAAAGGTAACTTGTTTCATAAGTCAACATGCGATGGGACCTAGCATGAACAAGATTGTTCATAGATGGCAATCCATTGGATCAGAAGTAGACGAAGATCTATTCATGAGAGTCATAATTGACAACGGTCTAGAAGGGAATCAAAGGATAGTGAAATCCACATTTCAAACCCTATTTCTTGGTGGAATCGATAGACTGATTCCTCTACTGAACCAGAAGTTTCCGGAACTCGGCTTACGATCTCAAGACTGCAAGGAAATGAGTTGGATAGAATCGATCATGTTCTTCAACTGGAGATCAGGACAGCCGTTAGAGATCTTGCTCAACCGAGACCTACGATTCGAAGATCAATATTTCAAAGCAAAGTCAGATTTTGTTCAGACACCAGTTCCTGAACACGTTTTCGAAGaagtgaccaagaggttcctCGAGAAAGAAACTCCACTGATGATCTTAGAGCCATTAGGTGGAAAGATCAACCAGGTTTCAGAAACAGCGTCTCCTTATCCACACAGGAGAGGGAACCTGTACAATGTACAGTACATGGTGAAATGGAAAGTGAATGAAGTCGAGGAGATGAACAAACATGTTAGGTGGATGAGATCGCTACACGATTACATGACTCCCTACGTTTCAAAATCGCCTAGAGGAGCTTATTTGAACTACAGAGATCTTGATTTAGGCACGACCAAAGGGAACAACACGACGTTTGAAGATGCAAGGAAATGGGGTGAGGCATATTTCAAAGGTAACTTCAAGAGACTAGGGTTGGTTAAAGGGAAGATTGATCCAACAAATTTCTTCAGGAACGAACAGAGTattcctcctctgttttga
- the LOC104731469 gene encoding dihydroceramide fatty acyl 2-hydroxylase FAH2 has product MVAERFTVDLNKPLVFQVGHLGEEYQEWIHQPIVCVEGPRFFQSDFWEFLTRTVWWAIPTIWLPVVCYVLSISARKGLTYPQIGLIVALGVLTWTLLEYTLHRFLFHIQTKSYWANTAHYLLHGCHHKHPQDGLRLVFPPTATAILLVPLWKLLHLVATPATAPAMLGGILFGYVMYDITHFYLHHGQPKVPTFKHLKKYHLNHHFRIQDKGYGITSSLWDKVFGTLPGTKAAAGKKS; this is encoded by the exons ATGGTTGCAGAACGCTTCACAGTCGATTTGAATAAGCCACTTGTCTTTCAG GTTGGTCACCTTGGTGAAGAGTACCAGGAATGGATTCATCAACCTATTGTATGCGTCGAAGGTCCTCGTTTTTTTCAAAGTGACTTTTGGGAG TTCTTGACTCGCACGGTTTGGTGGGCTATCCCAACAATTTGGCTTCCAGTTGTTTGCTACGTTCTTTCGATATCGGCAAGGAAGGGACTTACATATCCCCAGATCGGTTTAATAGTTGCCTTAGGCGTACTCACGTGGACACTTCTCGAGTACACCCTTCATCGTTTCCTTTTCCACATCCAAACCAAGAGTTACTG GGCAAACACCGCACACTATCTTCTTCATGGATGCCATCACAAGCACCCACAAGATGGCCTTCGTCTTGTTTTCCCACCTACTGCAACAGCTATTCTCTTGGTTCCA CTGTGGAAGCTTCTCCATCTCGTAGCTACTCCTGCTACAGCTCCTGCTATGCTTGGAGGCATATTGTTTGGCTATGTGATGTATGATATTACTCATTTCTATCTACACCATGGTCAACCTAAAGTACCAACCTTTAAACATCTTAAG AAATACCACCTGAATCATCACTTTAGGATTCAGGACAAAGGATATGGAATCACTTCATCTCTCTGGGACAAAGTCTTTGGAACACTTCCTGGTACAAAAGCCGCTGCAGGGAAGAAGAGCTAA